In Paenibacillus sp. BIC5C1, a genomic segment contains:
- a CDS encoding MFS transporter yields MQTITKPAKILRSPFFIAMWLTLFLVEIIKGALLVAILPVYMDNILGLSAGVIGVAFALQYLGDNLFRAPSGWAAERIGFRATMVTALICTLVAVIMIIFFKSAFGLAMACLILGVGTSPLWPCAMTGVTAMSGPQNKNGTAMGALEMAALGGTGLGPIGMNWLLERTHHDYRTIFLVLMGVAILVILVALILPGRVVVEEEHADSEPKREDMKYPAKPNILTPFIRLKNSVQGTLQRVRSTLNVNPLVYPALFMQSFVIGLLSPVITLYTRTDLHISPNLYSLLLIAGGGITVIALLPVGKMVDRFGTAPFLNIGFLMAAASLFAFSSITSIPVVFGIVMLVGVSYAMILPAWNAFVATLIPKGERGAIWGFFLTLQGSGMVVGPIVSGLLWDHISHPAPFIGSAVVMAGLAVVHYVLSRKPYRTAPAK; encoded by the coding sequence ATGCAAACCATTACAAAACCAGCCAAAATCCTGCGATCACCTTTTTTTATCGCCATGTGGCTAACGCTTTTTTTAGTTGAAATCATCAAGGGTGCCCTGCTGGTCGCTATTTTGCCCGTGTATATGGACAATATTCTGGGCTTATCCGCTGGCGTAATTGGTGTGGCCTTTGCCCTTCAATATTTGGGAGATAATCTGTTCCGGGCTCCCTCTGGCTGGGCAGCAGAACGAATCGGATTCCGGGCAACAATGGTGACGGCCCTAATTTGTACATTAGTTGCTGTAATCATGATTATATTTTTCAAAAGTGCATTTGGCCTTGCCATGGCTTGTCTCATTCTCGGAGTTGGTACGTCACCCCTTTGGCCTTGCGCCATGACGGGCGTGACCGCGATGTCGGGGCCCCAGAACAAGAACGGTACAGCCATGGGTGCGCTGGAGATGGCGGCACTTGGAGGGACTGGACTTGGTCCGATCGGAATGAACTGGCTATTGGAGCGGACGCATCACGATTATCGCACCATTTTCCTGGTATTGATGGGTGTTGCAATCCTGGTCATTCTGGTCGCCTTGATTCTACCCGGACGTGTTGTTGTTGAGGAAGAGCATGCGGATAGTGAGCCCAAGCGGGAAGATATGAAATATCCGGCTAAGCCGAATATTCTTACGCCTTTCATCCGACTCAAAAATAGTGTTCAGGGCACATTGCAACGGGTACGCAGCACCCTTAATGTAAATCCGCTCGTATATCCTGCACTGTTCATGCAGTCTTTTGTTATTGGTCTGCTCAGTCCCGTGATTACGTTATATACTCGTACAGACCTGCACATCTCGCCCAACCTGTACAGCTTGTTGCTGATAGCCGGTGGTGGCATCACGGTCATTGCCCTGCTGCCTGTAGGTAAAATGGTAGACCGCTTTGGAACGGCACCGTTCCTGAACATCGGTTTTTTGATGGCAGCAGCCAGTCTGTTTGCCTTTTCTTCCATTACGTCCATTCCTGTTGTGTTCGGCATCGTCATGCTGGTCGGTGTCAGCTATGCGATGATTCTCCCGGCTTGGAATGCGTTTGTAGCCACATTGATTCCCAAAGGGGAACGCGGAGCGATCTGGGGTTTCTTCCTGACCCTTCAGGGATCAGGCATGGTCGTAGGGCCGATTGTATCCGGACTGCTGTGGGATCACATTAGTCATCCGGCTCCATTTATCGGAAGTGCTGTCGTTATGGCTGGACTTGCTGTTGTGCACTATGTGTTATCCCGTAAACCGTATCGTACAGCTCCTGCTAAATGA